The genomic window GTTGATTACAGGGGTTTGCTGGAAAACCTTGATGAAGCATTGGATATGTATTCGGGAGCGGGTTTTGAAAACTTTGACCCTGAAGACTTAAAAGGCTCTTTATATGATGTTATCAGCATAATTGGCTCTTTGAGACAATGTTATACAGACCTCATCAACATCTTCATTCCTGTGAAAAACAAGAAAGATGTTGAGGAATATGAGGTTCTATTGGCAAATGATGAAATCAGAGATGATTTCTACAATATACTTAGCCACTTTGGCAGGTATTTGTCAATTGCACTTGAATCAGAACAAGTGTATAATGCATTAAGCAAAGATGAACTGAATAAATATAAGAAAGATTTAAAGTTTTTCCAAGAACTAAGAAAAGCGGTTAAATTAAGATATTCTGATGGCATCGACCACAAAGAATACGAAGCGCATATGCAAAAATTGATGGATAATTACATTTCTGCAGAAGAAGTAATCCGAATTACTAAACCGGTGGATATTCTCGATAAAATAAATTTTGAAAAAGAACTTGAACGACTTGGTTCAAAAAGAGCAAAAGCCGATGCAATCAGAACAAGAATGACGAAAAGCATCAGTGAAAAATGGGATGAAAACCCTGCTTTTTACAAAAAGTTCTCTGAAAGAATAAAGGAAGTTCTTCAAGCATATAGGGAAGCAAGAATCTCTGAAGGGGAATACTTGGATAAAATGAAAGAAATTGTAGAGGATTTCAGAAAAGGAGATTCTGGGATCATATATCCTTCAAATATTAAGAATGATCCACACGCTCAAGCATTTTATGGAGTCATAACGGAGCAAGTCTATGAAATAAACGAAGATAGAGACCTTTATGAACCTATAGCAGATCTTTCCTTAGATGTAAAATCAATTATTGACAAACATGTGAAAGTTGATTTCCAGGACAATACCGACATCCATAACAGAATTGCTCAAGAAATTGATGACCTTTTATTTGACTTCAAAAAGGAAAATAATTTAGAACTTCCATTTGATCAGATAGATAAGATAATTGAGACAATAAGATCAATATCGGTTAAAAGATTTAGGTAATGACGATGGTAAAACACGAAATTACTTATGGTCAACATAAGATCGAATATAAACTTACAAGAAAAAATGTATCTAATATCAATCTTAATGTAAAACCCAACTTACTAGTCGAGGTTTCTGCGAATAACGATGTTCCAATTGAAAAAATAAACCAGTTTCTAAGAAAAAAAGCATCGTGGATTTTAAAGAACAAAGAATATTTCAAAAAAACCTTGCCTGATAATAAATTTGATCGCGAATATGTAAGCGGTGAGACTTTTAAATATCTGGGACGGCAGTATCGGCTGAAAGTTATTGAATCTAAAGAAGAGTGTGTTAAGTGCCAAAGAGGTTTTTTCAATCTGTTTATTAAAGATAAAAATAACACGACTCGAAAATCAAGACTCATAAAGCAATGGTATAAAGAAAAATCCATGAGGGTATTTAACGATTCTTTGGAACGAACTTATGAGCTAGTTAAAAAATACGATATAGAAAAACCTGAAATTTCAATGCGATTAATGAAAGCCAGATGGGGTTCTTGTATTGAAAATAAAAAAACAATTTTACTAAATACAGAACTAATTGATGCTCCTAAATTCTGCATTGATTACGTAATATTACACGAACTAATACACTTCAAACATAGAAATCATGATGAAAAATTCTATAATATGATGGACGCTCTTATGCCGGATTGGAAAAGACGTAAAGAAATATTGGATTTAGAAGTTGTAAAAAACTTGTGATACTAAATACAAAACTTCCGCACCAAAAAACAACCCTCTTGTAGATTATTTATAAAGTAAAGGCTATATG from ANME-2 cluster archaeon includes these protein-coding regions:
- a CDS encoding M48 family metallopeptidase — encoded protein: MVKHEITYGQHKIEYKLTRKNVSNINLNVKPNLLVEVSANNDVPIEKINQFLRKKASWILKNKEYFKKTLPDNKFDREYVSGETFKYLGRQYRLKVIESKEECVKCQRGFFNLFIKDKNNTTRKSRLIKQWYKEKSMRVFNDSLERTYELVKKYDIEKPEISMRLMKARWGSCIENKKTILLNTELIDAPKFCIDYVILHELIHFKHRNHDEKFYNMMDALMPDWKRRKEILDLEVVKNL